CTATAAGGCCTTAGCGGCAGGGGTATTGCTACAGCAAAACTCAATTGATAAATTAAATGAAGTCATCAACTATACGAAAGATGATTTAGTTGAATATTCACCCGTTACAGAGAAACATGTAGATAGTGGAATGACATTAGGAGAAATTGTTGAGGCCGCTGTTCGTTCCAGTGATAATACTGCAGGGAATATTTTATTAAATAAAATAGGCGGCCCTAAGGGATATGAAAAGGCACTTAGACAGATGAGTGATCGGGTTACTATGGCTGATCGCTTTGAGGCAGAGTTAAACGAAGCTATTCCAGGAGACATCCGTGACACTAGTACAGCAAAAGCAATTGCTACAAATCTCAAGGCTTTTACGGTCGGAAATGCGCTTCCAGCTCATAAACGTAACATTCTTACAGAGTGGATGAAAGGCAATGCCACAGGAGACAAACTTATTCGTGCAGGCGTACCAACTGACTGGGTAGTTGGAGATAAATCAGGAGCTGGAAGTTATGGGACAAGAAATGATATTGCTATCGTTTGGCCGCCGAATAAAGCACCTATTATCATCGCAATTTTATCCAGTAAAGATGAAAAAGAGGACACCTATGATAACCAACTAATTGCAGAGGCAGCTAAAGTTGTAATCAATGCTCTTAGGTAATAAACTCTCAGTTTTCTCATTTCTTTACCTAATTTTATACAAAGTCTTATGCGGGGGAAAAGTGGGGAAGACTAGAGGGGAACAAATAGTATGAAATTATTTAAGAATAATAAATAATAAAACGGACAAATTCAAGAAAGTATGAATTCGTCCGTTTTATTTACTACTTATAATGAGGATTATCTAAACCAAATGTGAATATGGTATACAACTTAATTAAGGCATACGCAATTGGTAAATTTTATTTTAATTGTTTTTCGTTAGACTAGATAGTTCAACAGATTTTTGAGTACAACGCTTCATAGCTGAAATGATGGCTGTTCTTAAACCTTTTTCTTCTAATGTTGCTACAGCTTCTATAGTCGTTCCACCTGGAGAACAAACCATATCTTTCAATGCACCCGGATGTATTCCTGTCTCTAGTACCATTTTTGCAGAACCTAATACAGCCTGGGCTGCGAATTTATATGCTTGATCCCTTGGCATTCCTTCCAATACAGCAGCATCTGCCATGGCTTCTATAAACATATATACATAGGCTGGCGACGAACCACTTACAGAAGTTACAACATCCATTAATTTTTCATTTACTATCTCTGTTTGACCAAAACTATTAAAAATGTTTAATATATCTTCTAAATCTTTTTCTGTAACCAGTTCATTAGGGCATAATGCAGACATTCCTTCGCCAACAAGAGCTGGTGTATTAGGCATTACTCTTACAATCTTTAACTTTCTACCAAAAGCATCCTCAGTACTCATAATGCTTTTTCCAGCAGCGATAGTTACGATTATTACATCGCCATTTATTTGGTCTTTTATTTCGTTAATTACTGATAAGTATAAGTCTGGCTTAATTGACAAAATTAAAATATCAGCATTTTTAGCTACTGCATTGTTTTTAGAAGTTATAGTTACGCCATATTTTTCGCTAGCATTTTTTAAATTAGTAACGTTTACGTCTGAACAAATTATTTTTTCTGCAGACACTATATTTTCGTTTATCATTCCGCCAATCATAGCCATCCCCATATTTCCGCATCCGATGAATCCAATTTGTTTGTCCATAATAACTCTATCTGGCTCCTTTTATAATCAATTTTATCGGTTTTAAAATATTATTCTGAAAAAGTTAAATAATATCCCATACAATATAAAGAAATATTTTAAGAGAGTGTAGTCCTTTTTGCAATACTAAAAATAAAGATAATAATTTTATTTGAAACTATATAAGTACATGCAGTATAATTTAATGTTTTGTATTG
This genomic interval from Bacillus cereus contains the following:
- the bla gene encoding class A beta-lactamase Bla1, which codes for MILKNKRMQIIGICAGILGLGLTSLGTFTGGALQVEAKEKTGPVKHNNHATYKEFSQLEKKFDARLGVYAIDTGTNRTISYRPNERFAYASTYKALAAGVLLQQNSIDKLNEVINYTKDDLVEYSPVTEKHVDSGMTLGEIVEAAVRSSDNTAGNILLNKIGGPKGYEKALRQMSDRVTMADRFEAELNEAIPGDIRDTSTAKAIATNLKAFTVGNALPAHKRNILTEWMKGNATGDKLIRAGVPTDWVVGDKSGAGSYGTRNDIAIVWPPNKAPIIIAILSSKDEKEDTYDNQLIAEAAKVVINALR
- the proC gene encoding pyrroline-5-carboxylate reductase codes for the protein MDKQIGFIGCGNMGMAMIGGMINENIVSAEKIICSDVNVTNLKNASEKYGVTITSKNNAVAKNADILILSIKPDLYLSVINEIKDQINGDVIIVTIAAGKSIMSTEDAFGRKLKIVRVMPNTPALVGEGMSALCPNELVTEKDLEDILNIFNSFGQTEIVNEKLMDVVTSVSGSSPAYVYMFIEAMADAAVLEGMPRDQAYKFAAQAVLGSAKMVLETGIHPGALKDMVCSPGGTTIEAVATLEEKGLRTAIISAMKRCTQKSVELSSLTKNN